The following proteins are encoded in a genomic region of Methanoculleus bourgensis MS2:
- a CDS encoding DNA polymerase subunit beta: protein MKPVRLRDFIEDRDGCIYAVSNYDNSDRIGCILRYVPEPAGERTDLSGRRYRKYDFAESFAWIREHKPEYLDTVHRVPYSDVVRVYKPEEEIGHVAARSVRVRRLLSHFPLPAGSFGCTGSLLCGLENAASDIDMVIYGDAWFTAQRQLRHLVAAGVIPAMSEGMWRKVYEKRVPEISFDAFVLHEQRKWNRGEFEETYFDLLYTRDYGNLDAVPPGKGEVLGRATIETTVTDASLSFDSPSVYAVDHPEISRVLSFTHTYSGQALAGEIIEARGVVERHGDERWLIVGTTREAKGEYIISKTLLESSG from the coding sequence ATGAAGCCGGTACGACTCCGTGACTTCATCGAGGACCGGGACGGCTGCATCTACGCGGTCTCGAACTACGACAACAGCGACCGCATCGGGTGCATCCTCCGTTACGTCCCTGAGCCGGCCGGTGAGCGAACAGACCTCTCGGGCCGGCGGTACCGGAAATACGATTTTGCCGAATCCTTCGCCTGGATTCGGGAGCATAAACCCGAATACCTGGATACGGTCCACCGGGTGCCCTACAGCGATGTGGTCCGGGTCTACAAGCCGGAAGAGGAGATCGGGCATGTGGCGGCGAGAAGCGTCCGGGTGCGGAGGCTCCTCTCCCACTTCCCCCTCCCGGCAGGCTCGTTCGGGTGCACGGGCTCGCTCCTCTGCGGCCTTGAGAACGCCGCCTCCGATATCGATATGGTGATCTACGGCGACGCCTGGTTTACCGCCCAGCGCCAGCTCCGGCACCTGGTGGCGGCGGGGGTGATCCCCGCGATGAGCGAGGGGATGTGGCGGAAGGTCTACGAAAAGCGGGTGCCGGAGATATCGTTTGACGCGTTCGTCCTGCATGAGCAGCGGAAGTGGAACCGGGGGGAGTTTGAGGAGACCTACTTCGACCTCCTCTACACCCGGGACTACGGGAACCTGGACGCGGTCCCGCCTGGTAAGGGGGAGGTGCTCGGGCGGGCGACGATCGAGACGACGGTCACCGATGCCTCCCTCTCCTTTGACAGCCCCTCGGTCTACGCCGTGGACCACCCTGAGATCTCCCGGGTGCTCTCCTTCACCCACACCTATTCGGGGCAGGCGCTCGCAGGGGAGATCATCGAGGCCCGGGGCGTCGTGGAGCGGCACGGCGATGAGCGGTGGCTGATCGTCGGGACGACCCGGGAAGCGAAGGGGGAGTATATCATATCAAAGACCCTGCTTGAGAGTTCAGGGTAG
- a CDS encoding CRISPR-associated protein Cas4, with product MEQYIPVSGVVACHICPRRYYFERSLEHPESPRYTVCKQVSTHLGELLDPERIWQEVLCILPDAPPETRELFDECISACRETAWQRPVQSDLSVESDIHGIRGRVDKVFEDGTFAITRSSTAPGAGVYGTDRLRIACYVACLNETLGGDVAGGYVEYVASGICRFVEPQPRDRRAMVRAIRAAKRVVAGEIPKRPLRAPCEGCPHLERCTAGPRRLSDLF from the coding sequence ATGGAGCAGTACATCCCGGTATCAGGCGTCGTCGCCTGCCATATCTGTCCCCGGCGCTACTACTTTGAGCGGTCTCTCGAGCACCCGGAGTCGCCCCGCTACACCGTCTGCAAACAGGTCTCCACGCACCTCGGGGAACTGCTCGACCCGGAGCGGATCTGGCAGGAGGTCCTCTGCATCCTCCCCGACGCTCCCCCTGAGACCCGGGAACTCTTCGACGAGTGCATCAGCGCCTGCCGGGAGACCGCCTGGCAGAGACCGGTCCAGTCAGACCTCTCGGTCGAATCAGACATCCATGGCATCAGGGGGCGGGTGGACAAGGTCTTTGAGGACGGCACGTTCGCCATCACCCGGTCGAGCACCGCTCCTGGGGCCGGCGTCTACGGCACCGACCGGCTCAGGATCGCCTGCTACGTCGCCTGTCTCAACGAGACCCTCGGGGGAGACGTCGCCGGTGGCTACGTCGAGTACGTCGCAAGCGGCATCTGCCGGTTCGTCGAACCCCAGCCCCGGGACCGGCGGGCGATGGTCAGGGCGATACGTGCGGCAAAGAGGGTAGTTGCGGGAGAGATCCCAAAGCGCCCGCTCCGGGCCCCCTGCGAGGGCTGCCCCCACCTCGAGCGGTGCACGGCCGGGCCGAGACGGCTCTCCGACCTCTTCTGA
- a CDS encoding DUF3467 domain-containing protein gives MATREISVNIPGDLDPVYSNRIQIAYKEDEFTFLFLHEIPGTNQARAKAIVSISPRHAKNLVEVLAKSVADYEQKFGQITAPAAAQPQESNVTIRGYS, from the coding sequence ATGGCAACCCGAGAGATATCAGTCAATATCCCCGGCGACCTCGACCCGGTCTACTCGAACCGTATCCAGATCGCCTACAAGGAGGATGAGTTCACGTTCCTCTTCCTGCACGAGATCCCCGGCACGAACCAGGCGCGGGCGAAGGCGATCGTATCGATCAGCCCCCGGCACGCGAAGAACCTGGTCGAGGTGCTCGCGAAGAGCGTGGCCGACTACGAGCAGAAGTTCGGCCAGATCACCGCCCCGGCGGCCGCCCAGCCCCAGGAGAGCAACGTCACTATCCGGGGTTACTCCTGA
- a CDS encoding DUF1269 domain-containing protein, whose translation MAKVLYGPMHLLVVGFKNPDFHGQIRRALGSAMEAGTVRLIDLRFVYKDADGNVSSMEASQLSDEERQRFGAAVGALMGLGAGGVEGARRGAEAGATAAAHRTFGMTEENVRRISDAIPNNSAAAVFLIEHLWAKELKEALRDANAYLIAEGIVTPEALVMAGAALEEAVEAAEEEEKRPMVAPAQ comes from the coding sequence ATGGCTAAAGTATTGTATGGACCGATGCACCTCCTGGTCGTCGGATTCAAGAATCCGGACTTCCACGGCCAGATCCGGCGGGCGCTCGGGTCGGCGATGGAGGCGGGCACCGTCAGGCTGATCGATCTCCGGTTCGTGTACAAGGATGCGGACGGGAACGTCAGTTCCATGGAGGCCTCGCAACTGAGCGATGAGGAGCGGCAACGCTTCGGCGCCGCCGTCGGAGCGCTCATGGGCCTCGGCGCCGGCGGGGTGGAAGGAGCACGGAGAGGCGCTGAGGCGGGCGCCACGGCGGCCGCCCATCGGACCTTCGGTATGACCGAGGAGAACGTCCGGCGGATCTCCGACGCCATCCCGAACAACAGCGCTGCCGCGGTCTTCCTCATCGAGCACCTCTGGGCGAAGGAGCTCAAGGAGGCGCTCCGGGATGCCAACGCATACCTCATCGCCGAGGGCATCGTCACACCGGAAGCGCTCGTGATGGCCGGAGCGGCGCTCGAGGAGGCGGTCGAGGCTGCGGAGGAGGAAGAGAAGAGGCCGATGGTGGCACCGGCACAGTAG
- a CDS encoding DUF5518 domain-containing protein: MRKVDQRTFWTGVVIGLVVALIINYLITIGGAFVGGIFAGWIAGEKKTGGKAGVYTGLLNALVLAVILAVLGIEAAPGDLALLRFLGSTFYITLILFPVLGFIGYLGGVLGGALKER, translated from the coding sequence ATGCGAAAAGTAGATCAACGGACCTTCTGGACCGGGGTAGTTATCGGACTCGTTGTTGCACTCATCATTAATTACCTGATAACGATCGGCGGTGCGTTTGTCGGCGGCATCTTTGCGGGTTGGATCGCTGGAGAAAAGAAAACCGGAGGAAAAGCAGGTGTCTATACCGGCCTCTTAAACGCACTTGTCCTGGCAGTGATCCTTGCGGTGCTGGGCATCGAAGCTGCTCCAGGCGATCTCGCTCTTCTTCGCTTCCTCGGATCGACGTTCTATATCACTCTGATACTCTTCCCGGTCCTCGGCTTCATCGGCTATCTGGGAGGAGTGCTGGGAGGAGCCCTGAAGGAACGCTGA